The nucleotide window ATTAAATATGACCGAGGAGTGGCGATCGCACCTCGAACACCTACAGAAGTAACGTTGGCTAAAATCTGGGCCGAAGTACTGAGTATCGAAGAAATTGGCATTAATGAAGACTTTTTAGAATTGGGGGGACATTCTCTAGTCGCCACTCAAGTAGTTTCTCGCATACGTCAGACTTTTGAGATTAGTTTACCCTTGTCTGCTTTATTCGATGCGCCTACCATAGCTGAACTAGCAAAATTGATAGAACAGACTCAAGAGGAATCACGACATCAGCAAATTTATCCGGTAGATCGTAGTTATAATGTACCGTTGGCTTTAGCACAAGAACCGTTATGGTTTCTAGATCAGTTAGCACCTAATAATCCCTTTTACAACGTTCCCCAAGCGTTTCGTCTACATGGATATATTAACATCACAGCTTTAAAACTTAGTTTTCAAGAGATTATTAACCGTCACGAAATTTTACGTACTACCTTTACTACTGTAGACGGTAAACCAGTTCAGGTGATTCATCCGTCTCCAGATTTTCAATTATCCGTAGATGTTGAGAAAGCAGATTCCGTTTGGGAATTAGTAATAAAAGAAGCTCGAAGACCTTTTGATTTAACCCGGGATTTACTAATACGTGCCAATCTTTTTCGTCTGAGTGAGACAGAACACATTTTATTGATTAATCTGCATCACATTGTCTGTGATGGTTGGTCATTTAGCATCTTTTTACAGGAACTAGGCACGCTTTATACTGCTTTCGCATCAGGACAGATTTCTCCTCTACCAAACTTACCAATCCAATATGCTGATTTTGCAGTTTGGCATCGACAGTGGTTAGAAGGTGAAATCCGAGAACAGCAACTAGCTTATTGGCAGCAACAATTAAAGGGTCTTCCACCCATTTTGCCATTACCTACAGACTACCCACGGCCGGCGGTGTCAAGTTACCAAGGGGCGCGTCATTTCCTCAATTTATCGGAATCCTTAACCCAACAGCTTAAGGAATTAAGTCGGCGTGAAGGAACAACCTTATTCATGACGCTGTTGGCTGCTCTAGATACGTTACTTTTCCACTATACTGGACAAGTTGATATTGCGATCGGGTCGCTGTTTGCCAATCGTCATCATCCAGAGTTAGAGAATATGTTGGGCTTTTTTACCAACACCATCGTTCTTCGCACTGATTTGTCAGGTTTGCCTAGTTTTCGGCAGTTATTACAACGAGTGCGAGAGGTAACTTTAGGAGCATATACCCATCAAGATTTACCCTTTGAGGAACTAGTACGCACACTCCAACCAGATCGGGATCTCAATCAAAATTCACTGGTTCAAGTAGTATTTAACTTGCAAAATACTCCTGCATCTCCTTGGCAAGTACCAAATTTGGCATTAACTCATCTGTCCCTTGATAACAAAACTGTCAAATTTGATTTGTTCTTAGAATTGACCGAAACACCAACTGGTCTAACAGGTTATTTCGAGTATAGTACTGACTTATTTACTGCCAGTACGATCACTCGCATGGCTGATCATTTACAAAAGTTACTAACACAGATAGTTGCAAATCCGGAGCAGAGAATTTCTGATATTAGTCTGCTCACTACAACAGAGTTGCAACTGTTACATCAATGGAATCAAACTCAAGCCGATTTTCCCAAACAATGTATTCACCAGTTATTTGAAGCACAGGTGGAATTAACACCTGATGCAATTGCTATTGAATTTGTAGGACAGTTCCTGACTTACCAACAATTAAATCAGCGAGCAAATCAACTAGCGCATTACTTACAAAGTCTGGGTGTAGAACCAAATGTGTTCGTCGGTATTTGCATGGAGCGATCGCCTTTAATGGTCATTGCCCTTTTAGCAATACTCAAAGCTGGTGGTGCTTACATACCCTTAGATCCAGCCTATCCCAAAGAACGTTTAGCATACATGCTCAACGATTCCCAAGTGCCAATTTTATTGACGCAGCAAAGTTTAATCGAAAAATTGCCAGAACATAGCGCCCAGGTAATTTATCTTGATACAAATCAAGAAATCATTGCCAGACAAAGCAAAAAGAACCCAAACAGTAATATTAAACCTGAAAACTTAGTCTACACTCTCTACACCTCCGGTTCTACAGGTAAACCTAAAGGCGTGCAAATATTACATAGTTCTTTAGTAAATATACTAAATTGCTTACGTCAAGAAATAGGAATAGAGCAGCAAGATATCTTGTTTGCCGTAACCACAATATCTTTTGATATTGCCGCCGTCGAACTTTATTTACCACTCATGGTTGGCGCTCGTGTGGTTATCCTCAGCCGTGAAATCACCTCAGATCCATCGCAACTTGCCAAGCTAGTTGAACAATCAAATGTAACTTTCATGCAGGCTACTCCTGCAACTTGGCAAATGCTTTTGGCAGCAGATTGGCAAGGTAATTCAAAACTGAAAATTCTTTGCGGTGGTGAAGTTCTAACTAGAAAACTAGCACAACAACTTTTGGAAAGATGTGCCTGTGTTTGGAATGTGTATGGCCCAACGGAAACTACTATTTGGTCAACCATTCACAAAGTCGAGTCTGGAAACGGCTCAGTGCCTATTGGTCGTCCTGTTGATAATACTCAGATTTATATACTTAAGCAACATCAAGGACAGGAGGAAAAGTCTTTTCAACTTGTTCCCATTGGTGTGCCAGGAGAATTGTATATCGGTGGCGCGGGTTTAACTCAAGGATATCTGAACCGACCGGAGTTGAATCAGCAAAGATTTATTCCTAACCCCTTTAAGCCAGAAGACTGTCTTTACAAAACTGGTGATTTAGCTCGTTATTTACCCGACGGAAATATCGAATGCTTAGGACGCATTGATCAACAAGTGAAAATCCGTGGTTTCCGAATTGAGTTAGGAGAGATTGAAGCCGCACTCAGCCAACATTCTAGGGTTAGAGATACAGTTGTGATTGCTCGTGAAGACAACAGGGGTGAAAAATGCTTAGTTGCATATATTGTTCCTAAGTTAAATGATTTAGAACTTACAGAGGATGCGGCTGCTCAATCTCAGACTCAACAAGTGCAGCAATGGCAAACAATATGGAATGAATCCTATGATCAGTCTCCAGCAAATGGTGATCCAACATTCAATATTATTGCTTGGAATAGCAGCTATACAGGATTAGTGATCGCCACCGAACAAATGCGAGAGTGGGTAGATAACACAGTTGAGCGGATATTATCCCTGCAACCGCAACGTGTATTAGAAATTGGTTGCGGGATGGGGCTTTTACTATTCCGTATTATTCCCCATTGTTCTTATTACTTTGGCATGGATATTTCTGAGATAGCGATCGCCTACATTGAACAACAGTTAAAACAAAATCAACAGCAAAATTGGTCACAGGTGGAACTTGCAATCAAAACTGCTTCTAGCCTTGACTCATTGGAGGCTGAAGACTATGACACAGTGATTCTCAATTCTGTCATTCAATATTTCCCCAGTGTTGATTATTTAGTAGATGTAATTGAAAAAGCCGTGAAGGTAGTTAAGCCAGGAGGACATATCTTCATTGGAGATGTGCGTAGTTTACCCTTGCTTGAAGCTTTCCATACCTCAGTACAACTATACCAAGCTCCCGACTCTTTAACCGTAGAGCAATTACGACAGCGCATTCAAAAACATATAGTTCAGGATAGTGAACTAGTAATTGACCCCAGCTTATTCTACGCTCTTGGGCAACACTTACCCCAAATTAGCCGCGTTCAAATTCAGTTAAAACCCGGACTTTATGATAATGAGATGAATCGATTCCGTTATGATGTCATTCTCGATATTGGCACTGAGGTTAATTTATTTGAACCTGAATGCCTAGAATGGCAACCAGAACTGACAATACCAGTTATTCATCAAATATTAAAAGATAATCAGCCAAAATTCTTAGGTTTAACTCGGATCAAAAATGCGCGGATTGCAGCAGATGTTGAAGCTGTAAAATTGTTGGCGAATAATCAGCATTTGGCAACAGTGGGTGAATTAAAGACAACAATACAGGAAAATATTCAGCAAATTGGCATTAATCCCCAAGATTTTTGTAAATTGAGCGAATCCTTACCTTATAAACTCTACATTACTTGGTCAGATGCTGGCGAAGATGGCTACTATGACGTGATTTTTCAAAGTGACAAGAGTGTTGTTCCTAGCTTTGCAAAAGTTTATCAGGACAAACCTTGGAAATCTTACGCTAATAATCCTGTATCTCAAGAAGAGAAAGTTAATTTAATCCCCCAACTCCGCACTTTTCTTAAAGAAAAGCTACCTGAGTATATGATTCCTACTGCTTTTGTGCTGATGGATTCTTTACCACTAACACCAAACAGGAAAGTGAATCGCCAAGCATTACCCGCACCGAATCAACTCAGACCAGAATTGCAGAAAGAATTTATTGCGCCTAGTACCCCCATTGAAAAACAATTAGCGGAAATTTGGACGCAACTCTTGGGACTAGATCAAGTGGGAGTTCATGATAACTTCTTTGAATTAGGAGGACATTCTTTACTACTAGCTCAAATGCTTGTTCAAGTGCAAAAAACTTTCCAAGTCAAGTTATCGCTACAGAATATTTTTATGGCTCCGACTGTAGCCGATTTGACAAAATTTATTATACTTCAAGCAGAAGGTAATACTAATTCTAGTATTCATCCTATCCTTAATCTGGAAGCTGAAGCCGTCCTAGATTCAACTATTCATTCCCGAAATTTACCATTTGCATCAATTTCTGAACCAGAAAATGTCTTTTTAACAGGAGTAACCGGCTTCTTAGGAGCATATTTACTATATGAATTATTAAGCCAAACTCAAGCAAATATTTATTGTTTAGTCAGAGCTAAAAATAATTATGAAGGATATTTACGGATCCAAAATAATCTAAAAAACTATGAGTTATGGAATGAAAATCAAAGTAATAGAATTATCCCTGTAATTGGTGATTTAGCTCGACCATTTTTAGATATTCCCCAAACAGAGTTTCAAAATTTATCAGCTAAAATTGATGCTATTTATCATAATGGCGGATTAGTAAACCTTCTTTATCCATACTCTGCACTCAAGGCTGCAAACGTTCTTGGCACGCAAGAAGTTTTGAGATTAGCAACTCAGACAAAACTTAAATGGGTGCATTTTGTTTCAACTATAGGTGTGTTTTCGCCACCTGCTTACCCTGAAGTTCCAGTCATTCTAGAACAGGAAGCCGAGCGTACACAAGGACTATATGGTTATACTCAAAGCAAATGGGTTGCTGAAAAATTAATCAATATTGCCCATGAGCGAGGTATTCCCACAGCCATCTATCGTCCCACCTGGATAGAAGGACATAGCCAAACAGGAATTTGTAACCAGCCTGGATTTTTACGTAGCTTAATTAAAGGCTGTATTCAACTAGGTTTAGCACCTGATTGGAATATGCCAGTAGATATTGTTCCCGTTGATTATACCAGCCGTGCGATCGCTCATTTATCCAGACAAAAATCTTTAAGTAATAGAATATTTCATATTTCTAATCCTCACTCCATTTCTTGGCAACAACTTGTTACTTGGATGCAGGACTTTGGTTATTCAATTCAAATTGTTCCCTTGGAAGATTGGTTATCAAAAGTACTATTCTTAGTTCCAAGTAATCCCGAAAATGCACTTTATCCTTTTCTTAGCTTCTTATCTGAAAAAGTTTTAGATGAGCAGAAAACTATTCCAGAACTTTACTTTCAATCCCAAAATTTAATCTTTGGTGTTCAAAATACATTGAATGGATTGGCAGGTACTAATATTACTTGTCCGCCTGTTAATAACAAATTATTGAAGACTTACTTCTCATATTTTATTAATAATGGATTTTTAGACACTCCATATTAGTGATATTATAGCTAACATAGCTGCTATTGCCCCATTTTAAGAGGTGAGTTTCGTTGACTTGAGTTTCTACCATAACTGCCTACTTGTAGTAATAACATTTTAGCCAACACTATTTTTAAGGTTTCTGCTTTTGGATTATTTTTGGGATAAAATTTTGAACCAATAATTGACAACCATCGGATAATACGCGGATTCATGGATAATCCGATGGCTGTACTCACAAGAGGATATAGCTTAAGGATTTGAGATTTAGTGATACTTCGACAAGCTCAATATAAGTTCTAGATTTGTTCCGCCTAAAAGAGACGGAGATAATACCCAAAAAATAATCCAAAATCCAAAATCTAGAGCGTCAAAATCGTAATTTTACTCAGGTAATCTTAAGACTACTTAAATATACTTTATACGTAATGTTATATTAACCTAAGTGTAAAAAAGTTGAAAAGTAGTTTAGTTGACTGTGGTAAATATAAATTCTGGATATTCGTATGCTTATTAGTTGTAGAAACAACCGGAGTTATACAAAAAGCAATTGCCCAAGAGTACCTATTCCCAGAAGTGAAAGAGAGTCTAAATGCCAATTCTCCCTCTAGTGTTTTTCCCTCCACTATAGATGAGTCTTTAAGAAAAACCGAACTAATGGCACAAGTCACATCGGTTTCACGATTACAGGATGTACAATCCACAGATTGGGCATTTCAAGCATTACAGTCTTTAGTGGAACGTTATGGCTGTATAGCTGGTTATTCCAATGGCACATATAGAGGTAATAGGACAATTAGCCGATATGAATTTGCAGCAGGTATCAATGCTTGCTTAAAGCGTATCAATGAACTAATCACCACAAATAGCAATCAGTTAGCTATAAGTGAAGATTTGGCAAAGTTGCAAAAACTGCAAGAAGATTTCGCTGGTGAATTAGCGACTTTGCGAGGTAGAGTTGATAGTCTAGAATCCCGCACCAGTGACATAGAAACTGAACAATTTTCTCCCACTACTAAACTGAGTGGATTGTTAATTACTGGGGTACAAAGACGGAGTGGCAATCGTGGCGATGTCAACCCTAGAGACGGGCAGAAAGATACAGATGATGCTGGTACAAATATTAATGTGATCTCTTTGACACAACTATATTTAACCAGCCAATTTACTCCTCGGAGTTATTTATTTACAGGTCTTTTATATGGTGTTGGTGACACTACACCGAGATTTAACAATAATGTTTCTCGCAATGATGTATTTCTTGGTTACGAATTTCCTACAGATAATAAAATTATTATTAGTGACCTCAATTATCGCTGGTTGGTGGCAGACAACTTAGCACTCATGATAGGAACAGAAGGCGTAAACATGACAACTGCTTTCCGTGGGCCAAATCGGATAGAAAGTGCTGCTACTGGTTCGTTATCTTATTTTGCTCAAAGAAATCCTATTTTAAATATGGGTTTTGGTCGTGGTGGTGTAGCCCTCGATTGGCAAATTGCCAAACGTGTCAGTTTGCAAGCAATTTATTCTAGTAATACACCTAGTAATCCAGGTAAAAGAACTGGATTATTTGATGGTAATACCACTACAGGTATACAGTTTTTGTTAACACCAAATGATGACCTAGATTTGAGCTTATATTACGTTAATAATTACTCTGGAGATGGTTGTCTGTTAACTTTTGTTGGTGATGAATGTTTAACTTCTAATTCAGAACCGCTACAAACCAATGCTATTGGTGCTACTGTAACTTGGCAGGTTTCTCCGCGTATAACTTTAGGTGCATGGGGTGGTTACACTAATTCCTACATTCCTGGCAGTTCAGGAAATGTAGAAACTACCAATTATATGGTGTTTATGAATTTCCCTGATTTATTTGCTAAAGGTAATCTGGGCGGCATTTATGTTGGGCAACCTCCTAAAATTATTAGTAGTGACTTAACTGAAGGTAGTAATGTTCCAGACTCTATCAACTCTGGTAGAGGACGTGCAGGAGGGCAACCAGGCACGACTACCCAATTTGAAGTATTTTATCGTTTCCAGCTAACAGACAATATCAGCATTACACCGGGAATAATTCATATTTTAGAACCCGGTCATACACCTGATAATGACCCTGTAACTATTGGTATATTACGGAGTAGCTTCAGTTTTTAAGCCTAATTTATTTGCTTATTTATCAAGGTGTAACTACTGTTGCATTGAGGGATGGTAGAAAATTCTGCTAGATATAGGAATCCTTGAGCTAGGTTTAGTAATTACTGATGACATACTACTGTTGGAGTCAGAAACCATTACTTTTTCTCTTTCACTGGAGTTATTCGAGTTGCTAGACTCAGCAGGTAAAGTGGTCTTCTTATCAGTAACAACTTCCGATGAGATAGATACACTATCATTAGATTTTTGCTCTAATTCTCTAACATTTTGAGCTTGAGATGGTACTAATATCGAAACTTGACTAACTATCAAGATTGCCCCAAACAAATTACGCATTGAATAATTTATTGATGATTTATCAGGTATATCTATACGTTAGATTGTTATAGTTGCACAGCCAAGAGAATTTTTACGTAAACAGTTCCTAAAAAACCATTTTCATAAATCTAGATATTTTTAACTAAATTTATATAGTTTTAGTAATTTTCTTATAAAGAATCAATTTAATATAATTTCTTTGTAAGTTTTTTATTTTATAAGATAAAAACTTTAAGAAATTAAATAATTATTTTTTTCAAGCTGTTAGCAATAGATGAATGTGTATTGGATAACTTGTATTTTACACAAGCCATTGGGTTTAAAAAACATCAAAAATCTTTGAGTTATGAGAGCGCGGAGCTAATGCTCCCATGACTTTCTTCAAGCGATATGTGCCATGATCTGCTGCAATGGAATTTGCACGACAAACTCAGTTCCTTGTCCCACAGTAGAACGACACTCGATTTTGCCATTATGTTTTTCAGTGATAATTTGATAGCTAATCGACAGCCCTAAACCAGTTCCTTTACCAACAGGTTTGGTAGTGAAAAAAGGATTGAACAGTTGAGAGCAAATTGATTCTGGAATGCCAACTCCATTATCAGCGATACTAACTCTAACCCAGTCCGTATCGATTACAGAAGTACGAATAGTGATAGTGGGGGTGGTAATATTTGACTCTTCTAAGGCATCGATCGCATTACTCAAAATATTCATGAATACTTGGTTGAGTTGGCTAGGGTAGCATTCAACCTCCGGTAACTGTGCGTAGTCTTTGATAACTTGAATGGCAGGAAAATTCGATTTGGCTTTAAGACGGTGTTGTAAAATCACTAAGGTGCTATTCATGCCTGCATGAATATCGACAGCTTTAAATTCGGATTCATCCAAACGGGAAAAGTTTCGCAGGGACAGGACAAGTTGGCGAATGCGCTCACTACCTATTTCCATCGAACCCAGCATCTTCAATAAGTCTTCTTGCAAAAATTCCAACTCCAAGTTTTTGGCCCGCGCTTGAATTTCCTCTACTGGATGGGGATAGTTCTTTTGGTAGAGTTGGACAAATTCTAGTAAATCTTGAGTATATTCTTTCACATAGGTCAGGTTGCCGTGGATGAAATTCACGGGATTGTTGATTTCGTGGGCGATTCCCGCTACCAACTGGCCAAGAGCAGACATTTTTTCACCCTGTACTAGATGCTGTTGGGCTTGCTTGAGGCTTTCTAAAGCTTGGTTAAGTTCCTCAGTGCGCTGTTCCACAATGCGAGTAGCATGACGCAATTCTAGATGTACCTGGATGCGTGCCAACACTTCCTCATGCTGAATTGGTTTGGTGATGTAATCCACTGCACCCAGCCTTAAGCCTTTAACTTTATCCACTGAGTCAGAAAGTGCGGTCATGAAAATCACAGGAATCTTGCTAGTGTCAGGGTTAGCTTTCAGGCGTTGACAGGTTTCAAAGCCATCGATCCCTGGCATCATCACATCTAATAAAATCAAGTTAGGTTGAGATATTTGCAGACGTTGCAGGGCAGTTTCACCATTTTTGGCGATCGCCACTCGGTACCCTTGCTCACTCAGCAAATCAAACAATACTTGCAGATTGGTGGGGGTATCATCTACGATTAAAATCGTGTTGTCCTGAGCCAAGCAATCAACAGACATAATTGCATACCTAAAATAAATAGTTTAAATAGTGGGTTGAAGCATTACATGAATGATTACATTGCAGATTCCAGCAAATGTATGATCGCTTCATCATCAAACGAATGGCACAGTTCCAGAACCCGGTTAGCAAAAGCTGCATACTCAGGCGCTAATTGTTTAATTCGCTTGGCTTCCTGTTGCACATCGGTCATCAATCCACCTTGTATAGCGGTGTAAAGGGCTGTGAGTTCTACGCTTGGGGGTAGCACTAGGTCAGCCTCATCATCAGTTGTAGCAACTGCTGGGGCTGGTTGTGATAATTCTTCATAAACCCATTGCAACTGCAAAAGTTGCTGTAATTGAGCTAATAAACCTGTAAAATCGATAGGTTTTGGCAAAAAGCTACTACACCCAGCTTCCAAACTGACCTGCATATCCACTTGAGAGACAGTAGCGGGAGAGGCAATGATGGGGATGGTGGCAAAGTCTGGCAATTGACGCAGGCGACGAGTCATGGCTAGACCATCCATAACAGACATATGTACGTCAGTAATAATTAGGTCGGGACGCATTTGTAAGGCTATATCTAAACCTGCTTGTCCATCACTGGCTTGAGCCAACTTGAAGCCCAAAGGTTCCAACATATTGACTACGACTAAGCAGTTTTCTGGATAGTCATCAATGACCAAA belongs to Nostoc sp. NIES-3756 and includes:
- a CDS encoding iron uptake porin; the encoded protein is MKSSLVDCGKYKFWIFVCLLVVETTGVIQKAIAQEYLFPEVKESLNANSPSSVFPSTIDESLRKTELMAQVTSVSRLQDVQSTDWAFQALQSLVERYGCIAGYSNGTYRGNRTISRYEFAAGINACLKRINELITTNSNQLAISEDLAKLQKLQEDFAGELATLRGRVDSLESRTSDIETEQFSPTTKLSGLLITGVQRRSGNRGDVNPRDGQKDTDDAGTNINVISLTQLYLTSQFTPRSYLFTGLLYGVGDTTPRFNNNVSRNDVFLGYEFPTDNKIIISDLNYRWLVADNLALMIGTEGVNMTTAFRGPNRIESAATGSLSYFAQRNPILNMGFGRGGVALDWQIAKRVSLQAIYSSNTPSNPGKRTGLFDGNTTTGIQFLLTPNDDLDLSLYYVNNYSGDGCLLTFVGDECLTSNSEPLQTNAIGATVTWQVSPRITLGAWGGYTNSYIPGSSGNVETTNYMVFMNFPDLFAKGNLGGIYVGQPPKIISSDLTEGSNVPDSINSGRGRAGGQPGTTTQFEVFYRFQLTDNISITPGIIHILEPGHTPDNDPVTIGILRSSFSF
- a CDS encoding non-ribosomal peptide synthetase, which encodes MNINNSRQFEDNIFHGNHIYKQSQILQIHQLFEAQVLQTPHHIAVELAGKRLSYQELNQCTNQLAYHLQILGIQPNAVVALCLERSLELIIAIIAILKAGGAYLPLDPSYPAERLNFMLEDSQASILLTQSHLCKSLPLQTTHRFCLDRDWQILTQYPIINPDNQVNPDHLAYAIYTSGSTGKPKGVAMPHRPLGNLINWQLQNSNLGSESRTLQYTPISFDVSFQEIFATLATGGTLVLIADETRRDPLKLLQYLNQAEIERLFLPFVALRQLAEVVQMEGIVPTKLREVITAGEQLRITDAIAHLFSQLPNCTLHNHYGPSETHVVTAFTMSGLPQDWPTLPPIGKAIANSNIYLLDSQLQPVPIGVPGELYVGGVSLAKGYLNRPDLTAERFIANPFTPYSNERLYKTGDLARYLPDGNIEYLGRTDQQVKIRGYRIEPGEVEATLETHPQIRQAVVIAREDVPGNKLLVAYVVLDSIEAETNFRQFLQTQLPEYMVPNAIIVLEKMPLTPSGKIDRQSLPAPEIKYDRGVAIAPRTPTEVTLAKIWAEVLSIEEIGINEDFLELGGHSLVATQVVSRIRQTFEISLPLSALFDAPTIAELAKLIEQTQEESRHQQIYPVDRSYNVPLALAQEPLWFLDQLAPNNPFYNVPQAFRLHGYINITALKLSFQEIINRHEILRTTFTTVDGKPVQVIHPSPDFQLSVDVEKADSVWELVIKEARRPFDLTRDLLIRANLFRLSETEHILLINLHHIVCDGWSFSIFLQELGTLYTAFASGQISPLPNLPIQYADFAVWHRQWLEGEIREQQLAYWQQQLKGLPPILPLPTDYPRPAVSSYQGARHFLNLSESLTQQLKELSRREGTTLFMTLLAALDTLLFHYTGQVDIAIGSLFANRHHPELENMLGFFTNTIVLRTDLSGLPSFRQLLQRVREVTLGAYTHQDLPFEELVRTLQPDRDLNQNSLVQVVFNLQNTPASPWQVPNLALTHLSLDNKTVKFDLFLELTETPTGLTGYFEYSTDLFTASTITRMADHLQKLLTQIVANPEQRISDISLLTTTELQLLHQWNQTQADFPKQCIHQLFEAQVELTPDAIAIEFVGQFLTYQQLNQRANQLAHYLQSLGVEPNVFVGICMERSPLMVIALLAILKAGGAYIPLDPAYPKERLAYMLNDSQVPILLTQQSLIEKLPEHSAQVIYLDTNQEIIARQSKKNPNSNIKPENLVYTLYTSGSTGKPKGVQILHSSLVNILNCLRQEIGIEQQDILFAVTTISFDIAAVELYLPLMVGARVVILSREITSDPSQLAKLVEQSNVTFMQATPATWQMLLAADWQGNSKLKILCGGEVLTRKLAQQLLERCACVWNVYGPTETTIWSTIHKVESGNGSVPIGRPVDNTQIYILKQHQGQEEKSFQLVPIGVPGELYIGGAGLTQGYLNRPELNQQRFIPNPFKPEDCLYKTGDLARYLPDGNIECLGRIDQQVKIRGFRIELGEIEAALSQHSRVRDTVVIAREDNRGEKCLVAYIVPKLNDLELTEDAAAQSQTQQVQQWQTIWNESYDQSPANGDPTFNIIAWNSSYTGLVIATEQMREWVDNTVERILSLQPQRVLEIGCGMGLLLFRIIPHCSYYFGMDISEIAIAYIEQQLKQNQQQNWSQVELAIKTASSLDSLEAEDYDTVILNSVIQYFPSVDYLVDVIEKAVKVVKPGGHIFIGDVRSLPLLEAFHTSVQLYQAPDSLTVEQLRQRIQKHIVQDSELVIDPSLFYALGQHLPQISRVQIQLKPGLYDNEMNRFRYDVILDIGTEVNLFEPECLEWQPELTIPVIHQILKDNQPKFLGLTRIKNARIAADVEAVKLLANNQHLATVGELKTTIQENIQQIGINPQDFCKLSESLPYKLYITWSDAGEDGYYDVIFQSDKSVVPSFAKVYQDKPWKSYANNPVSQEEKVNLIPQLRTFLKEKLPEYMIPTAFVLMDSLPLTPNRKVNRQALPAPNQLRPELQKEFIAPSTPIEKQLAEIWTQLLGLDQVGVHDNFFELGGHSLLLAQMLVQVQKTFQVKLSLQNIFMAPTVADLTKFIILQAEGNTNSSIHPILNLEAEAVLDSTIHSRNLPFASISEPENVFLTGVTGFLGAYLLYELLSQTQANIYCLVRAKNNYEGYLRIQNNLKNYELWNENQSNRIIPVIGDLARPFLDIPQTEFQNLSAKIDAIYHNGGLVNLLYPYSALKAANVLGTQEVLRLATQTKLKWVHFVSTIGVFSPPAYPEVPVILEQEAERTQGLYGYTQSKWVAEKLINIAHERGIPTAIYRPTWIEGHSQTGICNQPGFLRSLIKGCIQLGLAPDWNMPVDIVPVDYTSRAIAHLSRQKSLSNRIFHISNPHSISWQQLVTWMQDFGYSIQIVPLEDWLSKVLFLVPSNPENALYPFLSFLSEKVLDEQKTIPELYFQSQNLIFGVQNTLNGLAGTNITCPPVNNKLLKTYFSYFINNGFLDTPY
- a CDS encoding sensor histidine kinase, with translation MSVDCLAQDNTILIVDDTPTNLQVLFDLLSEQGYRVAIAKNGETALQRLQISQPNLILLDVMMPGIDGFETCQRLKANPDTSKIPVIFMTALSDSVDKVKGLRLGAVDYITKPIQHEEVLARIQVHLELRHATRIVEQRTEELNQALESLKQAQQHLVQGEKMSALGQLVAGIAHEINNPVNFIHGNLTYVKEYTQDLLEFVQLYQKNYPHPVEEIQARAKNLELEFLQEDLLKMLGSMEIGSERIRQLVLSLRNFSRLDESEFKAVDIHAGMNSTLVILQHRLKAKSNFPAIQVIKDYAQLPEVECYPSQLNQVFMNILSNAIDALEESNITTPTITIRTSVIDTDWVRVSIADNGVGIPESICSQLFNPFFTTKPVGKGTGLGLSISYQIITEKHNGKIECRSTVGQGTEFVVQIPLQQIMAHIA